In Spiroplasma chinense, a single window of DNA contains:
- a CDS encoding lipoprotein: MKKLLSLLAATGLVATTSATVVACGDKAPDKSSVSFLDNLKAKVKEIAEKGYLSGDLALTAINSDVKADHDKGIFVGDESPTAVKQVLFVKAELETNNTSLKITYKESKADSSDSSKFVWGDEATFTQAITIVTPSITANKTATVQTGNSVDVAYSIENPKPNTVLTATSANPDVATVTVGEDKVTIKSVGKEAATVDITLKYEGATDFVIIVTIQEEAVSPEITAPGKQTVVEGKEGSVNVTVNHETTETLKADSSDTTIATVSVDGKKVTFKGIKAGTATITLSYTGAESVTFEVEVTPVASIAKIDDQTVKAGANGSVNVTINNGGNGTLSATSASTEVATVSVSGTTINYTGVKAGESVVTVKYTDAQDVTFKITVSAADPIIGNVSNQTVKAGESVNVNVSITNKVEGKTLTATSLDESIATTSVNGDVVTVTGEKAGSVKITLKYDGATEVSFDVQVTPKDPTIADVSDQTVKVEETIDVAVSIENKVGGTNLQATSKDESLATVTVDGDTVKVTGVAEGEVTITLNYGSVSKEFKVTVEPKGE; encoded by the coding sequence ATGAAAAAATTATTGTCATTATTGGCTGCTACAGGATTGGTAGCCACCACTAGTGCAACTGTTGTTGCCTGTGGAGATAAAGCTCCTGATAAAAGCAGTGTTTCGTTTTTAGATAATTTAAAAGCTAAAGTGAAAGAAATTGCTGAAAAAGGATACTTAAGTGGGGATTTAGCATTAACAGCAATAAACAGCGATGTTAAAGCAGATCATGATAAAGGAATCTTTGTTGGAGATGAAAGCCCAACAGCTGTAAAACAAGTTTTATTTGTTAAAGCAGAATTAGAAACTAATAATACAAGTTTGAAAATTACTTATAAAGAATCAAAAGCTGATTCTAGTGATTCATCAAAATTTGTTTGAGGAGATGAAGCAACATTTACTCAAGCTATTACAATTGTTACACCAAGTATTACTGCAAACAAAACAGCAACAGTTCAAACTGGAAACTCAGTTGATGTTGCATACTCAATTGAAAATCCAAAACCAAATACTGTTTTAACTGCAACTAGTGCTAATCCAGATGTTGCAACAGTTACAGTAGGAGAAGATAAAGTAACAATTAAAAGTGTAGGAAAAGAAGCAGCAACAGTTGATATTACTTTAAAATATGAAGGAGCAACTGATTTTGTAATTATAGTTACAATTCAAGAAGAAGCAGTATCTCCTGAAATTACAGCACCTGGAAAACAAACTGTTGTTGAAGGTAAAGAAGGTTCAGTAAACGTAACTGTTAACCATGAAACAACAGAAACTTTAAAAGCAGACTCAAGTGATACAACTATTGCAACAGTTTCAGTTGATGGTAAAAAAGTAACTTTTAAAGGAATTAAAGCAGGAACTGCTACAATTACTTTAAGTTACACAGGAGCTGAAAGTGTTACATTTGAAGTAGAAGTAACACCAGTTGCATCTATTGCAAAAATTGATGACCAAACAGTTAAAGCTGGAGCAAATGGTTCTGTAAATGTAACAATTAATAACGGTGGAAATGGAACTTTAAGTGCAACTTCTGCATCAACAGAAGTTGCCACAGTTTCGGTTTCAGGGACAACTATTAACTATACTGGTGTAAAAGCAGGTGAAAGTGTTGTAACAGTTAAATATACTGATGCACAAGATGTTACTTTTAAAATTACAGTATCAGCAGCAGATCCAATTATTGGAAATGTATCAAATCAAACAGTTAAAGCTGGTGAAAGTGTAAATGTTAATGTTTCAATCACAAACAAAGTTGAAGGAAAAACGTTAACAGCAACTTCATTAGATGAATCAATTGCAACAACTTCAGTTAATGGAGATGTTGTAACTGTAACTGGTGAAAAAGCTGGTAGTGTTAAAATTACACTTAAATATGATGGAGCAACTGAAGTTTCTTTTGATGTACAAGTAACACCAAAAGATCCAACAATTGCAGATGTTTCAGACCAAACAGTTAAAGTTGAAGAAACTATTGATGTAGCAGTTTCAATTGAAAACAAAGTTGGTGGAACAAATTTACAAGCAACTTCTAAAGATGAATCTTTAGCAACAGTAACAGTTGATGGAGATACTGTTAAAGTTACTGGGGTAGCAGAAGGTGAAGTAACAATTACTTTAAATTATGGAAGTGTCTCTAAAGAATTTAAAGTAACAGTTGAACCAAAAGGTGAATAA
- a CDS encoding GNAT family N-acetyltransferase, with protein MIIETKRLIIRPVELTDAQDLYEYCKDPENTYHLDMEPHENIERTIDGIKNYFQASPEERFGIVLKEENKMIGTIDCRGFTESRELGYALNKKYWNKGIMSEAVIGVMEHFKNSFDVKEFIIVHDVLNPQSERIADKCGFKKDEKYHNEFVKGRNKKMCRHTYLVEEK; from the coding sequence ATGATAATAGAAACAAAAAGATTAATAATTAGACCTGTTGAATTAACAGATGCACAAGATTTGTATGAATATTGCAAAGATCCTGAAAATACTTATCACCTTGATATGGAACCTCACGAAAATATTGAAAGAACAATTGATGGGATAAAAAATTATTTTCAAGCTTCTCCTGAAGAAAGATTTGGAATAGTTTTAAAAGAAGAAAATAAAATGATAGGTACAATTGACTGTAGAGGTTTTACAGAATCAAGAGAACTTGGTTATGCATTAAATAAAAAATATTGAAACAAAGGAATTATGAGTGAAGCTGTAATTGGAGTTATGGAACACTTTAAAAATAGTTTTGATGTTAAAGAATTTATTATTGTACATGACGTTTTAAATCCTCAATCTGAAAGAATTGCAGATAAGTGTGGATTTAAAAAAGATGAAAAGTATCATAATGAATTTGTAAAAGGTAGAAACAAAAAAATGTGCAGACATACTTATTTAGTAGAGGAAAAATAA
- a CDS encoding lipoprotein, producing MKKLLGILGAMGLVASTGSVVVACGGDKDTTKATKISINAAGDAQESEVTISAFVEGKTTGEASSSSTTSILNVTSPTFSKDVLKGNVKFELKDKDAVRAAEVKETITFKYNDAVVATFEVTVAKSATTPAPEAKKDLATITGDDLVLAAGDMDEAAAKAAAIAKINAKLEITVVETTDVTFDGFVKAEAAVDASEGVEAKPEVKGTIVVKAVEASTLVSGTVTFTWSIA from the coding sequence ATGAAAAAACTATTAGGAATTTTAGGAGCAATGGGATTAGTTGCTTCAACAGGTAGTGTAGTAGTTGCTTGTGGAGGAGATAAAGACACCACTAAAGCAACAAAAATTAGTATCAACGCTGCAGGAGATGCACAAGAAAGTGAAGTAACAATTTCAGCTTTCGTTGAAGGAAAAACTACAGGTGAAGCATCATCTTCATCAACAACTTCAATTTTAAATGTAACTTCACCAACATTCTCAAAAGATGTTTTAAAAGGTAATGTTAAATTTGAATTAAAAGATAAAGATGCTGTTAGAGCAGCTGAAGTTAAAGAAACAATTACTTTCAAATATAACGACGCAGTAGTTGCTACTTTTGAAGTAACAGTTGCAAAATCTGCAACAACTCCAGCTCCAGAAGCTAAAAAAGATTTAGCAACAATCACAGGAGATGACTTAGTGTTAGCTGCTGGTGATATGGATGAAGCTGCTGCAAAAGCTGCTGCAATTGCAAAAATTAATGCAAAATTAGAAATCACTGTAGTTGAAACAACTGATGTTACTTTTGACGGATTCGTTAAAGCAGAAGCTGCTGTTGATGCATCAGAAGGAGTAGAAGCAAAACCTGAAGTAAAAGGAACTATCGTTGTTAAAGCTGTTGAAGCTAGCACATTAGTTTCAGGTACTGTAACATTTACTTGATCAATTGCTTAA
- a CDS encoding type 1 glutamine amidotransferase domain-containing protein produces MKILMIMTNVNTYGNFKEATGLWLGEATEFIQYLDKDRFTIDYASPNGGKVYLDPRSVKMANKKSLEILKNDIDFINGLENSKKISEVDFKDYEAIYFTGGHGVMWDFFENKDIAKLVINMIENNKYVLSVCHGIAGLLNIKYKDKYIITGKKITGFTTSEEILSGKKKKVPFFNQKIAKENGAKFKKKRFFKSNVVVDENFITGQNPFSTVALAKKVNEILK; encoded by the coding sequence ATGAAAATACTAATGATAATGACAAATGTAAATACTTATGGAAATTTTAAAGAAGCTACAGGACTTTGATTGGGAGAAGCAACTGAATTTATCCAATATTTAGATAAAGATAGATTTACTATTGATTATGCCTCACCAAATGGTGGAAAAGTATATTTGGATCCAAGAAGTGTGAAAATGGCTAATAAAAAATCACTTGAAATTTTAAAAAATGATATAGACTTTATTAATGGCTTAGAAAATTCTAAAAAAATTAGCGAAGTTGATTTTAAAGACTATGAAGCAATTTATTTCACTGGTGGACACGGTGTTATGTGAGATTTTTTTGAAAACAAAGATATTGCAAAACTTGTTATTAATATGATAGAAAATAATAAATATGTTTTAAGTGTTTGTCATGGAATTGCAGGTCTTTTAAATATTAAATATAAAGATAAGTATATAATTACAGGAAAAAAAATTACAGGTTTTACAACTAGTGAAGAAATATTAAGTGGTAAAAAGAAAAAAGTGCCATTCTTTAATCAAAAAATTGCTAAAGAAAATGGAGCTAAATTTAAAAAGAAAAGATTCTTTAAATCTAATGTAGTGGTGGATGAAAACTTTATAACAGGTCAAAATCCATTTTCAACAGTAGCTTTGGCTAAAAAAGTAAATGAAATTTTAAAATAA
- a CDS encoding ABC transporter ATP-binding protein, with product MIKVQNLSKTYKNFSLQNVSFEFEKEDIIAFVGDNGSGKTTTIKLIFDLTKKNQGEVFFNEQSLYVNSNLLKIAFFPDSNNIPLEISVKQYMKYIAIIARLNKKECNDRMLKILEVLNFEKFKNTKIKNLSAGLKKRAIMAGVLMTKPEFIILDEPTANLDVESKIEFIKIIKELNTSGVGILITSHIIEELQEIANKLIIIKNGKIMYNDKIDNKKTKIIDIYNTFKEKDKSDLKGISDIYD from the coding sequence ATGATTAAAGTACAAAATTTATCAAAAACTTATAAAAACTTTTCATTACAAAATGTAAGTTTTGAATTTGAAAAAGAAGACATAATAGCTTTTGTTGGAGATAATGGTTCTGGTAAAACAACAACAATAAAATTAATATTTGATCTTACAAAAAAGAATCAAGGGGAAGTGTTTTTTAATGAACAATCACTTTATGTTAATTCTAATCTTTTAAAAATTGCATTCTTTCCAGATTCAAATAATATTCCGCTAGAGATATCTGTTAAGCAATATATGAAATATATAGCAATAATTGCTCGTTTAAATAAAAAAGAATGCAATGATAGGATGCTTAAAATTCTAGAAGTTTTAAATTTTGAAAAATTTAAAAATACTAAGATTAAAAATCTATCTGCAGGATTAAAAAAGAGAGCTATAATGGCTGGAGTCTTAATGACAAAACCTGAATTTATTATTCTTGATGAACCAACAGCAAACCTTGATGTTGAAAGTAAAATTGAATTTATCAAAATCATTAAAGAATTAAATACGTCTGGTGTTGGAATACTTATAACAAGTCATATTATTGAAGAATTACAAGAAATTGCAAACAAGCTAATAATAATCAAAAATGGAAAAATTATGTATAACGACAAAATTGATAATAAGAAAACTAAAATAATTGATATCTATAATACTTTTAAAGAAAAAGACAAAAGTGATTTGAAAGGAATATCTGATATATATGATTAA
- a CDS encoding cation-translocating P-type ATPase gives MDEYLSKNEKELESSLETNLEEGLTTEQVEEHRQKYGKNELPQGKVTPWYIIFLKTLIEPIQIILMVAAVISVIAPMITNNWQVHLEEFIDFIVIMTIVLIDSILETVQTMKARKSMDALKSLSKPKAVVIRNDMQQEIDASELVVGDVVVLEAGKYVPAELRIIEASDLMIDESILTGESVPVEKTDEPLTKQTTILAEMKNVAFMSTFTTGGRAIGVVIKTGVDTEIGKIATSINENDEESTPLEKKMAKFTMQIALLSFAIGILIFVTLFFSGNKGAWANYLMVAITLAIGVIPECLAAIISITLSFSTKRMAKENVIVKKLQAVETLGSVNVICTDKTGTLTQNKMTVKKMIMDNSILESKAYAKEKNDKHMDLFLKSLVLCNDSVTEGSERIGDPTELALVDYAEIIGYDEQDARDKWERIDEIPFDSERKMMTTVHEINGVNTTFTKGAIDNLLECCSKIMIDNVERPITDEDKKQLLAISESLSENALRVLAFAYNTNYDKEKDKDDLEHDLTFLGGVAMIDPVRDSAVSAVKSAHDAGVKVVMITGDHAVTALAIAKDLDLAHDASEVMSSEKLDAMNDDELFAIIEQIKVFARVNPEHKVRIVEALQKSGNIVSMTGDGVNDAPSLAKADIGVAMGITGTDVAKQAADVILTDDNFETIIKGVNEGRNVYQKIKRAIVFILGVNMANVISIFILSTINTVSPVEATNILWMNLIVESIIALSMGMGANDETLMKVKPIKGKNSLFRGIWFSMIKIIIFTTGATIGAYYFGMSFVDKQFLEKVVGQEKAELGWWKLLKRHDPNITMEQKIEIGDYGRTTMFMAITCAPCFYSNLIKLSHWKTSKKLHLVVNKPLWISSMGAFFLNMIVLFIPGLNDKILNLISVEQYAEHWYLVPVVFAIALTPTVAILLLDGIVFVGYHYFPEPRRRNKIILEQLIKHDEKIKKANRKPRNIEED, from the coding sequence ATGGACGAATATTTGTCGAAAAACGAAAAAGAACTTGAATCTAGTCTGGAAACAAACCTTGAAGAAGGTTTGACGACCGAACAGGTTGAAGAACACAGACAAAAATATGGGAAAAATGAATTACCTCAAGGTAAAGTAACACCTTGATATATTATATTTTTAAAAACTTTAATAGAACCAATTCAAATTATTTTGATGGTAGCTGCTGTAATTAGTGTAATTGCACCAATGATCACAAACAATTGACAGGTTCACCTAGAAGAATTTATTGACTTTATAGTTATTATGACTATTGTGTTAATTGACTCAATTCTTGAAACCGTACAAACTATGAAAGCACGTAAATCAATGGATGCTTTAAAAAGTTTGTCAAAACCAAAAGCTGTTGTTATTAGAAATGATATGCAACAAGAAATAGATGCATCAGAACTTGTAGTTGGAGATGTAGTTGTTTTAGAAGCTGGAAAATATGTTCCAGCAGAACTTAGAATCATTGAAGCAAGCGATTTAATGATTGATGAATCAATTTTAACTGGAGAATCTGTTCCAGTTGAAAAAACTGATGAACCATTAACTAAACAAACAACTATTTTAGCGGAAATGAAAAACGTTGCATTTATGTCTACTTTCACAACTGGTGGACGTGCAATTGGTGTTGTTATTAAAACAGGTGTTGACACAGAAATTGGGAAAATTGCAACTTCAATTAATGAAAACGACGAGGAAAGTACTCCTTTAGAGAAAAAAATGGCTAAATTTACAATGCAAATTGCATTGCTAAGTTTTGCAATTGGTATTTTAATCTTTGTTACTTTATTCTTCTCGGGGAATAAAGGTGCTTGAGCAAACTACTTAATGGTTGCAATTACTTTAGCGATTGGGGTAATTCCTGAATGTTTAGCTGCAATTATTTCAATTACATTAAGCTTTAGTACAAAAAGAATGGCTAAAGAAAATGTTATTGTCAAAAAACTTCAAGCAGTTGAAACTCTTGGTAGTGTAAATGTTATTTGTACTGATAAAACTGGAACTTTAACTCAAAATAAAATGACAGTTAAAAAAATGATTATGGACAATAGCATTTTAGAATCAAAAGCATATGCAAAAGAGAAAAATGACAAACATATGGACTTATTCTTAAAATCTCTTGTTCTATGTAACGACTCAGTTACAGAAGGGTCTGAAAGAATTGGAGATCCTACAGAACTTGCTCTTGTGGATTATGCAGAAATTATTGGTTATGACGAGCAAGATGCTCGTGACAAGTGAGAAAGAATTGATGAAATTCCTTTTGATAGTGAAAGAAAAATGATGACAACAGTTCATGAAATTAACGGAGTCAACACTACTTTTACAAAAGGTGCAATCGATAACTTACTTGAATGTTGTTCAAAAATCATGATTGACAACGTTGAAAGACCAATTACAGATGAAGACAAAAAACAATTATTAGCAATTTCTGAAAGTTTATCAGAAAATGCTCTTAGAGTATTGGCTTTTGCTTATAATACAAATTATGATAAAGAAAAAGATAAAGATGACTTAGAACACGACTTAACATTCCTTGGTGGTGTTGCTATGATTGACCCAGTTAGAGATAGTGCAGTGAGTGCTGTAAAAAGTGCACATGATGCCGGTGTAAAAGTTGTTATGATTACTGGAGATCACGCTGTAACTGCTCTTGCAATTGCAAAAGATCTTGATTTAGCACATGATGCAAGTGAAGTTATGAGTTCAGAAAAGCTTGATGCTATGAATGATGACGAACTATTTGCAATTATCGAGCAAATAAAAGTATTTGCTCGTGTTAACCCAGAACATAAAGTTAGAATTGTAGAAGCTCTTCAAAAATCTGGAAACATTGTAAGTATGACAGGGGATGGAGTAAATGATGCCCCTTCACTTGCAAAAGCAGATATTGGGGTTGCTATGGGAATTACTGGAACTGATGTTGCAAAACAAGCAGCTGATGTAATTCTTACAGATGATAACTTTGAAACAATCATTAAAGGTGTAAATGAAGGAAGAAACGTTTACCAAAAAATTAAAAGAGCTATAGTATTTATTCTTGGAGTAAATATGGCAAACGTAATTTCAATCTTTATTCTTTCTACAATTAACACAGTTTCACCAGTTGAAGCTACAAACATCTTATGAATGAACTTAATTGTTGAATCAATTATTGCTCTTTCAATGGGAATGGGAGCAAATGACGAAACTTTAATGAAGGTAAAACCTATTAAAGGTAAAAATTCATTATTTAGAGGAATTTGATTCTCAATGATAAAAATTATAATCTTTACAACTGGTGCTACCATTGGAGCTTACTACTTTGGAATGAGTTTTGTTGATAAACAATTCTTAGAAAAAGTTGTTGGTCAAGAAAAAGCAGAACTTGGTTGATGAAAATTATTAAAAAGGCATGATCCAAATATAACAATGGAACAAAAAATTGAAATTGGTGATTATGGTAGAACAACTATGTTTATGGCAATAACTTGTGCTCCATGTTTCTATTCAAACTTAATTAAACTTTCACATTGAAAAACTTCTAAAAAATTACACCTTGTTGTAAATAAACCTTTATGAATTTCTTCAATGGGAGCTTTCTTCTTAAATATGATAGTGTTATTTATTCCTGGGTTAAATGATAAAATATTAAATTTAATTTCTGTTGAACAATATGCAGAACACTGATACCTAGTGCCAGTTGTATTTGCAATTGCATTAACTCCAACTGTTGCAATATTATTATTAGATGGAATTGTTTTTGTTGGATATCATTATTTTCCAGAACCAAGAAGAAGAAATAAAATTATTTTAGAACAACTTATCAAACATGATGAAAAAATTAAAAAAGCAAATAGAAAACCAAGAAATATTGAAGAAGATTAA
- a CDS encoding valine--tRNA ligase, whose protein sequence is MKKELEKKYSHIDVESNKYDFWMDKQYFKADIDSKKPPYTILIPPPNVTGKLHLGHAWDSSIQDTLIRYKKLSGFDTLYLPGMDHAGIATQVKVEQRLKEQGISRFDLGREKFIDKVWEWKEEYAQTIRSQWKKLGLGLDYSREKFTYSPQLNELVNYVFVQMYNKGLIYKSKRIVNWDPIQKTAISNIEVIYKETKGGMYHFKYVLEQDSQKFLQVATTRPETMFGDVCVVVNPNDKRYTDFIGKNVINPVNGQAIPVIADEYVEIDFGTGAMKCTPAHDPNDFILGEKHNLEKVICMNPDGTLNELAGEFEGLDRFDARQKLIEKLTKQDLFIKKEEIEHQVGYSERSNAIVEPYLSEQWFVEMKGLANEVISLQNSDDKVDFYPKRFNDVLLKWMENINDWTISRQLWWGHQIPAWYHNQTGELYVNTTPPEDIENWTQDPDVLDTWFSSGLWPFATLDWSANNNSQLFNRYFPTSTLVTGYDIIFFWVARMIFQTLDFTGKKPFDDVLIHGLIRDAEGRKMSKSLGNGVDPMDVVEEFGADSLRYFLLTNSSPGQDLRYSEEKLRSSWNFINKIWNASRFVMMNLDEISDYSVVEKLISSVDKNSNTSDKWILNKLKETQKEYVQAIDKYEFTVAGKVLYNFIWDDYCSWYLELSKAELNGDNIESKNVTKAVLGFVLKEILIMLHPMMPFVTEEIYQQLELKESILLESFEIREFNFDVQGFETSVLETISKIREFRASQEIKNSQPLSFFINTQNSIHQNEFEINLSVINKFVKALTNSTLTNILVEGDVTSIKVADYFLEILNSEFIDFEKQLLDLENEKKTLEAEILRSEKMLSNQNFLAKADAAKVEQEKQKASDYKIQYDLVVEKIEKMKK, encoded by the coding sequence ATGAAAAAAGAACTAGAAAAAAAATATTCTCATATTGATGTTGAAAGTAATAAATATGATTTTTGAATGGATAAACAGTATTTTAAAGCTGATATTGACTCAAAAAAACCACCTTATACAATTTTAATACCACCACCAAATGTTACTGGTAAATTGCACTTAGGACATGCTTGAGACTCTTCTATTCAAGATACTTTAATTCGTTACAAAAAACTAAGTGGTTTTGACACTCTTTATTTACCAGGAATGGATCATGCAGGAATTGCAACACAAGTAAAAGTTGAACAAAGACTTAAAGAACAAGGAATTAGTAGATTTGATTTAGGAAGAGAAAAGTTTATTGATAAAGTTTGAGAATGAAAAGAAGAATATGCTCAAACTATTAGAAGTCAATGAAAAAAACTTGGTTTAGGACTTGATTATAGTCGTGAAAAATTTACATATTCTCCACAATTAAATGAGTTAGTTAACTATGTTTTTGTACAAATGTACAATAAAGGTTTAATTTACAAATCAAAAAGAATAGTTAACTGAGACCCAATTCAAAAGACTGCAATTTCAAATATTGAAGTAATTTATAAAGAAACCAAAGGGGGTATGTACCACTTTAAGTACGTTTTAGAGCAAGATAGCCAAAAATTCTTACAAGTTGCTACAACTAGACCCGAAACTATGTTTGGAGATGTTTGTGTGGTTGTAAACCCTAATGACAAGCGTTATACAGACTTTATTGGTAAAAATGTAATAAATCCAGTAAATGGACAAGCAATTCCTGTTATTGCAGATGAATATGTTGAAATTGACTTTGGAACTGGTGCTATGAAATGTACTCCAGCACATGATCCAAACGACTTTATTTTAGGAGAAAAACATAACTTAGAAAAAGTGATTTGTATGAATCCTGATGGAACTTTAAATGAATTGGCAGGAGAATTTGAAGGTTTAGATAGATTTGATGCAAGACAAAAATTAATTGAAAAACTTACAAAACAAGATTTATTTATTAAAAAAGAAGAAATAGAACATCAAGTAGGTTACTCAGAAAGAAGTAATGCTATTGTTGAACCTTATCTTTCAGAACAATGATTTGTTGAAATGAAAGGTTTAGCAAATGAAGTTATTTCATTACAAAATAGTGATGATAAAGTTGATTTTTATCCAAAGAGATTTAATGATGTTTTATTAAAGTGAATGGAAAATATAAATGACTGAACAATTAGTCGTCAATTATGATGAGGACATCAAATTCCAGCTTGATATCATAATCAAACTGGTGAGTTGTATGTAAATACAACTCCACCAGAAGATATTGAAAACTGAACTCAAGATCCAGATGTTTTAGATACATGATTTTCTTCAGGTCTATGACCTTTTGCAACATTAGATTGAAGTGCAAATAACAATTCACAATTATTTAATCGTTACTTTCCAACTTCAACTTTAGTAACAGGTTATGACATAATTTTCTTTTGAGTTGCAAGAATGATTTTTCAAACATTAGACTTTACAGGTAAAAAACCATTTGATGATGTTTTAATTCATGGATTAATTCGTGATGCTGAAGGAAGAAAAATGTCTAAATCACTTGGTAATGGAGTTGATCCTATGGATGTGGTTGAAGAATTTGGAGCTGACTCATTACGTTACTTCTTATTGACAAATTCTTCACCAGGACAAGACTTAAGATATAGTGAAGAGAAACTTCGTTCAAGTTGAAACTTTATAAATAAAATTTGAAATGCTTCAAGATTTGTAATGATGAACTTGGATGAAATTTCAGATTACTCTGTTGTAGAAAAATTAATTAGCTCAGTTGATAAAAATTCTAATACAAGTGACAAGTGAATTTTAAATAAATTAAAAGAAACTCAAAAAGAATATGTACAAGCAATTGATAAATATGAATTTACAGTTGCAGGTAAAGTTCTTTATAACTTTATTTGAGATGACTACTGTTCTTGATATCTAGAATTAAGTAAAGCTGAATTAAATGGAGATAACATTGAAAGTAAAAATGTTACAAAAGCAGTTTTAGGATTTGTATTAAAAGAAATTTTAATTATGTTACATCCAATGATGCCTTTTGTTACAGAAGAAATTTATCAACAACTTGAATTAAAAGAATCTATCTTATTAGAAAGTTTTGAAATTAGAGAATTTAATTTTGATGTTCAAGGATTTGAAACTTCTGTATTAGAAACTATTTCAAAAATTAGAGAATTTAGAGCAAGTCAAGAAATTAAAAATTCTCAACCACTTTCATTCTTTATAAATACACAAAACTCAATTCACCAAAATGAATTTGAAATTAATTTAAGTGTTATAAATAAATTTGTTAAAGCATTAACAAATTCAACACTTACAAATATTTTAGTTGAAGGAGATGTTACAAGTATTAAAGTAGCAGACTACTTCTTAGAAATTTTAAATTCTGAATTTATCGATTTTGAAAAACAACTTTTAGATTTAGAAAATGAAAAGAAAACTTTAGAAGCAGAAATTTTAAGAAGTGAAAAAATGTTATCTAATCAAAACTTCTTAGCAAAAGCAGATGCAGCAAAAGTTGAACAAGAAAAACAAAAAGCAAGTGATTATAAAATACAATATGATCTTGTTGTAGAAAAAATAGAAAAGATGAAAAAATAA